The Castor canadensis chromosome 8, mCasCan1.hap1v2, whole genome shotgun sequence genome contains a region encoding:
- the Atp5mc2 gene encoding ATP synthase F(0) complex subunit C2, mitochondrial: MYTCSKFVSTPSLVRSTSQLLSRPLSAVVLNQPQTLTDEGLRSLAVPRTLTSLVPSRSFQTSTISRDIDTAAKFIGAGAATVGVAGSGAGIGTVFGSLIIGYARNPSLKQQLFSYAILGFALSEAMGLFCLMVAFLILFAM, from the exons ATGTACACCTGCTCCAAGTTTGTCTCCACCCCTTCCTTG GTAAGGAGCACGTCTCAGCTGCTGAGCCGACCGCTGTCTGCAGTGGTGCTGAACCAACCACAGACACTGACAGATGAG GGCCTCAGAAGCTTGGCAGTCCCACGTACCCTGACCTCACTTGTCCCCAGTCGCAGCTTCCAAACCAGCACCATTTCAAGGGACATCGACACAGCAGCCAAGTTCATTGGAGCTGGGGCTGCCACAGTTGGGGTGGCTGGCTCTGGAGCTGGGATTGGCACTGTGTTTGGAAGCCTCATTATTGGTTATGCCAG GAACCCTTCTCTGAAGCAGCAGCTCTTTTCCTACGCCATTCTGGGCTTTGCCCTCTCAGAAGCCATGGGGCTCTTTTGCCTGATGGTGGCCTTTCTCATCCTCTTCGCCATGTGA